The Culex pipiens pallens isolate TS chromosome 2, TS_CPP_V2, whole genome shotgun sequence DNA window tgatttttttctacaagattatctcagaactggctgaaccgatccggcttattctgttcgttttggggtcccctaagaccctattaaattttattttgtttagtaaagtatttacaaagttatgccaagaaaaagatttttttagatacaaaaagggtgattttttgcataacctcaaaagccaGGGTCtatttgtttacgtgcgagagtcgcgccagatgcgaaacgcccggttgccacattgcttcaaatgagagtctgcatgttttctggaaaagtctgtatcaggtatattttttttcatgaacatgttagggcatctccagcgctggggtgcaaatcaaatttgcacccggctcatgaataccgagatcaaatttgccaccttgaaaaaactccgtcatccccaccgctagggtagcaaatttgccaccgaaacaagcccaccgcggggggcaaaaatgggtttttatcattttttgctctcgtttaccttcaaaatcaataattatgtgttgattcatgcctagaaatgctaaaagtttattaaactttttaatcctattgaaaatttcaaagaatttcatttttcgaaaatgtcgaaagttaaaccatttgctacccgatttgattcccTGTTAGtttgctctcgagtttgcccccgagtctcccaccgcgcgtagcaaagcaggtatcaaatttgatctcaagttcatctgtagaagaaaaatatgtgtcggtacctgtcgggtactcattttctgatacccgacaagtaccggcaagccgggggcaaagttttgaatgcgtgtTTCGGAGATTTTTGTATGTCTGCTCTATGTATGATATGAtgtatgattcaaaaattctaaaattccaaaattccaaaattcaaaaattcaaaaatttaataattgaataattcaaaaatttaaaaattcaaaaattcatttttttttaatttttgaaattttttacattttttcaattttttaaaatttatattttttttaatttttttaaattttttaaattttttaaattttttaaattttttaaattttttaaattttttttaaattttttaaattttttaatttttttaaattttttaatttttttaagttttttaaattttttaaattttttaaaatttttaaatttttttaatttttttaatttttttaaatttttttaattttttaaattttttaaattttttaaattttttaaaatttttatttttttttaatttttgtaaattttttaaattttttaaattaaaaaaaaaaattaaattttttagattttatattttttttccgtgcttgATTTGATTTTTCCGTGCATAATTCCATTTGAAGCGGTAGCAAACAGACTGAATACcgggtagcaaagtgaaatcccgaagaactgagagcaaatttgctaccgcgacagCTACCGCGatggggttgacgtcgggtgcaaattagctttgcttcgatgtttgcacccagcgctggagatgcacttaggctccaacttattttcattattactttgtaaatgtgaagaaggcaccacccacataattgtggattaagaaaccttttttctgaaattttggtttattttttctgaatgttatttttatttcatatttaaCTTAAGTACGGAGCTAGGAAGGAATACTGGGAAGAAAAGTTGCGCACTCTTAAGAGCTTCacatcttttttaatttttaaaccattttcaattctttatttttattttcattataatttaaagtgaaaaaaatcttgaattaaattcaagattaaattattaaaaaaatagaaattcaaaaaatatttttcatttagttttaaaagaatttaaaaaaaatagagattaaaaaatcctaaatttataactttttaaaaattctggaattccgaacctttaaaaaaaggaCCGCATAATTCCTAAACTCTGGACTTTTACATAATGAAAAACagcagaattcttaaattcttaaatgctatCATTTTTGTCACCATCTTAGATTACTTTGTAGCATTATTGGAGTCATAGAGAAGTTAGAGATAGGAGAAATAATACAATAATGATACAAACTTGGCGAAGATCATCGATCATCATcgttcatttttgcaattttatttagtttttatatCTTCACTTCTAAATggataaatttgtattttaataattaatCCGCGCCGGAttgggttttttttcaaattgggtcctaaaatgaagcttagattgctgatattattgttcacatcgatatagcttatttttctgagtacaatgaccgtttgtacgaccataaagagctaaaaatggatttttaaatcaattttgaaaaattaacctcgcggtccttcttgacagaaaagttcctacttgacaggtcgttccaaggggaccatagttgatccatcgaaaaaatgttgtcttgtcaaaaaaaaaaaaaaattgcattaaaatgaaaaaagtgatcagaaatggttttcaatcgtgttttttaccgttgtacataaaaattggcatagggctttagtactcaATTCTCCTTCTccgttttattgttttatgaaCATGATGTTACGAAGGGCGTAAAAATCCCATGTAttgtgttacgtaataaaagaacgtttCCTGAGAACAAAAACGTTAAGGGCCATCCATacaccacgtgaacacttttttgtacacacttagatttttttaccgtACTACCGTTTTTACCGAAATCTCAACAGCCGAGCGCTCGGTAGCCAGTCCGGTAAAAATTAGATTTACTGGGTGCTCAGTAAACTTGATTTTGACAGATCAGGTTAATCTGTACCAAGGAGCTCGGTAAAATTTTAACGGGCACTCAGTTTAATTTCGGAACAATTACCGAGCTTACAGTAATGCCTTTTCCCCTTTTTGTTcatattgattttgaaggttagaatcagacatgcatcggcacgcTCTGCACTGGAACATCAAATTAGCACTTACCTCAAGTTCAAAGTAAACTGCGCGTTGCACAGTGCTAGTGCTATAATTTAGCACTCCaaataaacatcaattttcacaGACGCTGGGCAAAAACCGGTTGGCAAAAAGGTTCATTTCAACGATCCGTGATGTTTGTAGAGTCCCAAAGGGTACAATTGCTGATTAATTTTCTATAACATTTAACCCTttcttaattaattttaaacttctcttgccatttaaaaaaaaccgtgCCGTGCcaaactgaaagaaaaaaaaatacttgtagAGCTCAGTAATATTAACCGAGTTCCCagtaaaattcaccaaaatttaccGAGCAATCAGTACTTCATTACCGAGCTGTTAAAAATAACCGAACACATGAGTTTACTGAGTTAATCAGCAGAATGAAATACCGtagttcgacgccaacatttcaaaaagcatcatgtacaaaccatgcgttttgagaaaaacgcattagaatgttgagcatccattttcaattcccattttaatataaaagcaaaataagatgttctaatgataacaaacgatggaaaacgttgcttttattgatacttgatcatccaaattcaataaaacattagttccgtaattttatttgagaaaaacaaacataacttctttttaaatcaccaacgtctatatcactctgctgtcattgaggggagcggtttgttatgattcgtttttcttcgccgaatgtacatggcgctttgttaatgttgcttttttttcgtcacgaggttcatgtagtcttttgtttgacagattgacagggttatataaacagggactgctgatggcagagattttgtttatgttactttatttaaaatcatgattaaacagactttactgaagtaacttttgctcatttttggtggagaggtagcttattaggagtactttcagaatatgcaataaccctgAAAgggtcaaaatgtacatgatgccttttgaaatgttaccgtcgagttCGGTAATTTACACTGAACTTCAGTAATTATTTTACTGTAGCATggtaattttgacaaaaactacTGATAGCTCAGTAAAATATGACTTTTACTGAGCAATCTCAGTAAAAAAATTACCGAGTAACGAATTCCTGATTTAGTGTATACATTTTAAAACCTCCCAAAACCACGCCAAATGTCTGGGTTGTTCGTTTCTTCAGTCGTTCGCTGTGTGTGGTGGATTGCCTGGgtggagcaagggcgtctacgCGAAgggtccctacacccgctaaaaattgttttacttCTCAAAAACCTCAGATTTCCGTATGTGTAAAAAGGCTTTTTTGTACGGTGATCgcatatttttctttgaaaagtgGAAGGAAAATCGAATACATTGTTTACTTATCATCAGAAATGCCATTACAATTTTAATCTTTTCGTGTAAATACTAGAGGTAAGTTAAGGAAGGCGAGCACCAAAAACTAACAACCTGTACACTGCCGGAACTGTGTTGCCAAATCATTCAGCCTAACAATATGTACAGTACTCAACTCCATTTGCTGACCCTTACCGAAACCGATTCCGTGCCGGGTTACCCACAATCCACTTGAGCTGCATTTTTTCTGCTTGCATCCTTTCAGGGCACCAGCCGAAGAGAAATGCGCCAGTACACGAACAAAGCGCTGACGGCGGCGCTCGAGGCCATCTACAAGCACAAGATTACGTTCCGCGAGGCGGAGGAAACATACGCGGTGCCACGGGCCACCCTGAACCGCGCCTTCAAGCGGTACATTACGATGCACGGCGGATCAGTTGTAAGATTGTCTCTGGGGGAGAGCTTGGGACAGTTCGAGGGTcggttctaatttttttttgctttttgtgtgttGTAGAAAGATTTTTACGGCGAGCGTCGGGTCATTTCGGCCGATTTCTCCGAGGAGGACATGCGTGCAGCGCTGAACGCCATCTGCAACGAGGGGCTGAACTACGACGCGGCGACCGTGATGTTCAACGTGCCGCGGGCAATCATGATTAGGCGGCATCAGCGGTTGGAGAAGCGGATGCAACGGAATGGGGGTGTATTTCCGGGTTTTCGAGCCGTGTGGTCAGCCGAGGATATGGACAGGGCGTTGCGGGAGGTGTGCGAGGGTAGGCATACGGTGGCCAGTGCGGCCAAGTTGTACAAGATCCCGCGATCGACGCTGGGCAATCGATACAACGAGCAGAGGCAGAGGGTGTTGCGGGAAGAAGTTCCAGGTCTTCACTTTTTGGAAGCGTTGGCAAATAAAACTCTGCCGTGAGTTTGGTGACTGTAGCTTGGCGTGGCGTGATTATTACGAGCTCCGAAATCCCTTCCTCTCGGGGACCTAGTCTTTTCCCAAAATGTGCAGAATCAACGCCAGACTTGACACTGATGCATTATTTGGCCTTTTTCAGGAGAGTCCCACCTTGCACGATGGCGCGGCTGGTGCCGATCCGTCCCACTTCCTGGTGGCCATGCCCGATCCGGCGGGTAACGGTCTGCTGGAGGAGATCATCACGTCCGACGGGCAGCAGCTGGTCATCAATCCGGCGAAGCAGCTGCAGCGTTGCCAGTACTGTCGCAAGAAGATGAAGAAGCCGTACAAACACCGCAACGGCAAGTGCATGGAGACAAAGAAGATGCCGGCGAGGCCACGGTGTCCGTACTGTCACATTGTCTTTGTGCGGAGTTCGAGCATTCCGTTGCACGTGCAGAATAGCTGTCGGGTGTACCGCGAGCTTTGTGCCACCAGCCAGGAACTTCCGGATCCAAATGAACCGGTTGAAGAACTGGAAACTGAGGAGGTCGCACCTCCGCAACCACCTTCGGTCAGGGTGAAAAACAACTCCAAGACCGTCGACGTGAAGCCCATCCTGCAAAAGTCCAAACCGAAATCGAGTCTCATCTGCCGGTACTGTTACATGTCCTTCGGGAAGCGCGCAACTCTCATCAAGCACCAGCGCGACCGGTGCCGGGTACTGAACGAGCTGGACGTCGAGCGGTTGACCTCGAATCTGGCCGCGCTGGAAACGTCCATTGCCGATACGACGACGACCGCCCAGGAACCGGAACCGGAGCCACAACGCGATAAGGTCCAAGACGCTGACGACGCGGAAGAGACGACCTGCGTGTACTGCACGCAACTCGTCAGCAGGAAGACTCGCTTCCAGCATCACAACGGCCGGTGCGTGCTCGGACGGGCCAACGCAGACCATCCGTGTCCGTACTGCGATTCGGCGTACGCGTCCCGGAGCAACCTGCTGCGGCATCAGCGCGAGCACTGCCAAAAGTATCGCGAGGTAAGACAAGCGCAAgctaaaggaggtattagactatggcgaACAAACAAGCAAACTCGCAACCACTTTTACTAAGTTGAAATAGTCTTTTCGAAGGgacgtttgtatatttttaattgatggattttggagtattttttaatgtctggttttattgagaacgatATTTTATGTTGACGATTTCAGGCTCGGTTCATTAATGTAATGATATagcgaatttattatttttttagtgctAATATTTTAacctgatcaaaatttgataactAAATCCAGTATTACAGCAATAACCCAACAAACAATttgtattataaaaataaattgttttaaaaaacttttaaaatacacGTTTCTTTTGagttgaataaatttcaaataaatatttgtttaaggattgatttttgatcttcaattgtttttgaacagactaaactgcccatgttctcataaatgtctcatatgcaaaaacagcaagctgagaaaaacgcatttgaagtttgtcccacacataaggctacgtgttaagttttcgcaaaaaaaactggatttcctcctgatttctagaacaaagtactggatgttgtaggctcttttgaaagatcacacgattttgaaccaaactgcatcattaactcaaaagtgatgaaaatgcatatgggacagggACAGTAAATACGTATGTTAAATAATAGGTAAAATTAATTGGCAAATAATACATTGGACCTGTGACGgtgctataaaaaaaataacaagtatAAGTGATTAAATAATTGATGACCATAATATTTTTGCTGAAACATAAGTTACGTTATTTGCACATCATATTTTATATTCTtgatataaattttattaaaaatccagACTTTCGGTAAATACTACcacatttcttaaattcttacttTCTTTAATGCCGCAatctagaaacaaaaaaaaaaatgcatgttttTTGGAGTCATTTTCTAGGTTAGAAACTCATATTTAGAGGATTTAGAGATTCGAAATTTTGACGAGGTCATCGGAGTATAGAGTACAAActgttcctatttttttttatatttgagtttttattttttttaattacaaaattttgcttttttcaaatcataatttctttgatttttttaactccagaggtttttttaaaaggacctataagctattgtcttttatatgtttataggacccattcaaaaaaaattctagaactgtagattttgaatttttgaggtcCTGagcttttatatttttcaacctattttttattttttattttgagaaattttaaaactaagattttttaaattttaggcattttgaattacttaatttttgaccttttgaattttttaagcttgaaatggattttttgtttttttttcgggtataaatatcatttttaaattttcccaaatacctgatttttttaagtttcccagtttgaaaatattagttttttttttaatatttttatttatgaatttcttaattttcgagtgttttgtttccaaatttttgggtttgtgattcatttactttttaaaattattcaattttgcTGTGTCACCGTTGTGACATGTGACatccataatttatttatgttatcctgAATAAAACATCATTTAAATGGTctgctatcaaaacatgtaattatgatcccttctatattaaaccttagtttgttatttttttaattatatttgttAAACGTAGTTTTGAATTGTTTCTTATGTATAATTTCTACATAAGCATAATTAAACTCTAGTTGCCCAATAAATGGTACATGCTTGatcttttaaatgaaatgttgAGTTGCATAAAAAATGTCCCCGTTCTAGAGGTTAACTTCTTTTAATTACTATTTTtgtcaatcaattttttttaatgttttgaaattattaaaaaaaacgttaatacCCAATTTTAGTAAATCCATTCTGaatcaactgtgtacaatattgcagaaaaagtactggaacgcgctacccaggcaaaagtttgacggcttctctccttgcagaacttctgcaaaataGAGTGATGAAGAGAGtaagctgaaaagtacgggaacgtgctgcaaaaaagtgacttatgctggctgcagaattctgcaattctacAAATACGAGAATAGACCTAATgtgcaagtttgtttgtttgccgtagtctaataccttCTTAAAGGTGAACGTGGCCTCTAAGCCAACATTACATTTCAGGAGCACAACACGGACATCACCCTTACAAACGCCTTCCAAGGCTTGCCAGTGGAAGGGGACACGTCGCTGGACGAAACCGGTCCCAAGACTGTCGCAGAAGCCAGTTCCGCTGCCAAACCGGAAAGGAAACCAAAACCGCCAAAGGAGGAGGTCGTCTACGTCGTCAAGCGAAAGAAACTCAAGCAAGTCACGACTCCGACGACTCCGACGACCAAGCCAACCAAGCGAACTCCCCCCGAACCGGCCAACTTTGTGTGCAGCTACTGCCGGAAGGGATTCGCCCTGCGGGACACGCTGATTGAGCACCAGCGATCGTGCACCGCCCGGAAGCTGCACAAGCAGGTCAAGTGTCAGTTCTGCGGAATGGTAATCTCGAATCGTGGGAATCTGCGCAAGCACCAAAAGTTGTACTGCAAGCATGCCGTAAGTAGATTCAACAGGTCTTGCGGGTTGCGTtagctaaaaaataaataaatgtttcctTTCAGCCCCGAGAAGACGCTCCAAAGCTGGAGCATTCGGAAGATGAGCAAGAGACGGTCCCAGAGCTTAAGAAACCCAAAATCGTCAAACCGCTCAAGAAAGTCAAGAAGGAGAAAGCGTCCAACGGACCTCCGGCGGAGGTCGACCAATCGACCAAAGAGGACCCCCCTCCCGAAGAAATCGCCCCACCCGCCAGCGACGATGAACCCGTTCTAAAGAGGAGGCCGGGCCGACCGGGCAAGCACAACCAGATCCCCTGTCCGCACTGCGACAAGACGTTCCAGAACCA harbors:
- the LOC120423977 gene encoding zinc finger protein Xfin-like — translated: MESWCRICSRSDEFRRFPLFSVADVSQEVIAKMITSCTDTQVSSEDGLPQQICPDCLITLSLAYSFRRLCRRTDAKFRETFDPRAPAEHMATGGSQPRRSQSQVGLDESGGGGVVYDSVPVIKEEVEFYEYECSAPPPPPPEDQWVIQNPRTIHEATAGAMTVLHNPGGQYQEEEGGIGEQPDVDDMMSSMVPMVTMEEGGGGIDPAEYGESSGSGQRKKKHEPERFSKRIRRQESPTLHDGAAGADPSHFLVAMPDPAGNGLLEEIITSDGQQLVINPAKQLQRCQYCRKKMKKPYKHRNGKCMETKKMPARPRCPYCHIVFVRSSSIPLHVQNSCRVYRELCATSQELPDPNEPVEELETEEVAPPQPPSVRVKNNSKTVDVKPILQKSKPKSSLICRYCYMSFGKRATLIKHQRDRCRVLNELDVERLTSNLAALETSIADTTTTAQEPEPEPQRDKVQDADDAEETTCVYCTQLVSRKTRFQHHNGRCVLGRANADHPCPYCDSAYASRSNLLRHQREHCQKYREEHNTDITLTNAFQGLPVEGDTSLDETGPKTVAEASSAAKPERKPKPPKEEVVYVVKRKKLKQVTTPTTPTTKPTKRTPPEPANFVCSYCRKGFALRDTLIEHQRSCTARKLHKQVKCQFCGMVISNRGNLRKHQKLYCKHAPREDAPKLEHSEDEQETVPELKKPKIVKPLKKVKKEKASNGPPAEVDQSTKEDPPPEEIAPPASDDEPVLKRRPGRPGKHNQIPCPHCDKTFQNHRQLRNHVRICAKSRKMYKCKYCPAEFTHPSNMSRHIRLKRCTAVNTLNETVENGFQSDSCNLLSSTVHEPDPLVEPTADEDFEMILPECSQEEEQAIRPELVENNNATPQREVKEPDVAEADELVHPEAILYSEEIELQQEQPSAAEVQPELTAATLGAEQEQAGQ